One genomic region from Gossypium hirsutum isolate 1008001.06 chromosome D13, Gossypium_hirsutum_v2.1, whole genome shotgun sequence encodes:
- the LOC121225240 gene encoding ubiquitin-like domain-containing protein CIP73, translated as MGGTGDDKIPIHTETEGSETTIEIKIKTLAETYTMRVDKQMPVPALKEQIASVTGVLSEQQRLICRGKVLKDDQLLSAYHVEDGHTLHMVVRQPVPPSDGALNHSDDPGSGTSRNHGNHVPNFVIETSNMPEQGDGVPPEIGRIVSAVLGMFGFANMASDVWEQGSQRHERTSGSGIPESSLGQTEQTSMRNQSDREHTAFGLPAAVSLGPMQPPVIPDSLATLSQYLSHMKHEFDGIARRSGDRDSIPASNSGTIREGLPTPASLAEVLQSTRQMLIDQAGECLQQLARQLEDQMNVTDTSARMIAQSNAWRIGVLLHNLGSLLLELGRTTMTLRLGQTPSEAVVNAGPAVFISPSGPNPLMVQALPFQPGTSLGTIPMGTVQPGSGLVNGLGAALYPRRIGIQIRRGSTTATPNIIRHEQNDTTTQQSDQRNPSVGSGNENHSTQTTSRVSDAPSFAGESGVRVVPIRTMVAAVPAPLGHVPSDSSGNTMGFYYPLVGRFQHITPGHLNGERGSQPSAEHLSTGGQSEQPPVPESAAQHQSLDESTRDGSLPNANSRQQERSNTRSVDISYSSVGRTQNNQDSERQIPSSILQFLRAFFPSGEFRVEESSLQGTAAGSVPVQAGTSRSGSAAEPSITDEGLFLSNLLHQIMPYISQHAGSQQSPVPTTGGNTSSQVENSRARPSDSEPNPLNSKRQKTE; from the exons ATGGGCGGGACTGGTGATGATAAAATTCCAATACATACCGAAACTGAAGGTTCCGAGACtacaatagaaataaaaataaaaacattggCCGAGACTTATACTATGAGAGTGGATAAACAG ATGCCAGTGCCTGCACTAAAAGAACAGATTGCTTCTGTAACTGGTGTGTTATCAGAGCAACAGCGATTAATCTGTCGGGGAAAAGTTCTAAAAGATGACCAACTGCTTTCTGCGTACC ATGTCGAGGATGGTCACACCTTGCACATGGTGGTCAGGCAGCCAGTTCCACCATCTGACGGCGCACTTAATCATTCAG ATGATCCGGGATCAGGTACAAGCCGCAATCATGGTAATCATGTCCCAAATTTTGTGATAGAAACTTCTAATATGCCTGAACAAGGAGATGGAGTTCCTCCTGAAATTGGTCGG ATTGTCTCTGCTGTTCTGGGCATGTTCGGATTTGCAAATATGGCAAGCGATGTCTGG GAACAGGGTTCACAAAGGCATGAAAGAACATCTGGTAGTGGCATACCAGAATCATCACTGggtcaaactgaacaaactagcATGAGGAATCAATCCGATAGAGAACACACTGCTTTTGGCCTTCCAGCAGCAGTTTCCTTGGGGCCTATGCAACCTCCT GTAATTCCTGATTCTTTGGCTACTTTGTCTCAATATCTTAGCCATATGAAGCATGAATTTGATGGCATTG CGAGGAGGAGTGGAGATAGAGATTCTATTCCTGCATCAAATTCAGGAACTATACGGGAAGGTCTTCCAACACCTGCATCTTTGGCTGAAGTGTTACAATCTACCAGGCAAATGCTCATTGATCAAGCTGGAGAATGTCTACAA CAACTTGCAAGGCAACTAGAGGATCAAATGAATGTGACCGACACCTCAGCACGAATGATCGCTCAGTCGAATGCATGGAGAATTGGAGTTCTGCTACATAACCTAGGCTCACTTTTACTTGAGCTTGGTCGTACAACCATGACGCTACGCTTAGGTCAAACACCT tcTGAAGCTGTTGTTAATGCTGGACCTGCAGTTTTCATATCCCCTTCTGGTCCAAACCCTCTCATGGTTCAG GCTCTGCCTTTTCAACCAGGAACTAGCTTAGGCACCATTCCCATGGGAACTGTACAGCCTGGATCTGGTTTGGTTAATGGACTTGGGGCAGCACTTTATCCTAGACGTATTGGTATACAAATACGAAGAG GTTCAACGACAGCAACACCCAATATAATTCGacatgaacaaaatgataccacCACACAACAATCAGACCAAAGGAACCCGTCGGTGGGTTCTGGTAATGAGAACCATAGCACTCAAACAACTTCAAGGGTTTCAGATGCTCCATCTTTTGCTGGAGAATCAGGAGTTAGGGTAGTGCCTATTAGGACTATGGTTGCAGCTGTACCTGCTCCTTTGGGTCATGTACCTTCAGATTCTTCCGGTAATACCATGGGATTTTATTACCCATTGGTTGGAAGGTTCCAGCACATCACTCCTGGACATTTGAATGGTGAACGAGGATCTCAACCATCTGCTGAACATCTGTCCACTGGTGGTCAATCTGAGCAACCCCCTGTTCCTGAATCTGCAGCACAACACCAAAGTTTGGACGAGTCTACAAGAGATG GTTCATTACCAAATGCTAATTCAAGACAACAGGAGCGATCAAATACACGCAGTGTCGATATCAGCTATTCATCAGTTGGAAGGACTCAAAACAACCAAGACTCCGAGAGGCAAATCCCCAGTAGCATTCTTCAGTTTCTAAGGGCATTTTTCCCAAGTGGTGAATTCCGTGTAGAAGAATCCAGTTTACAAGGAACAGCTGCTGGTTCTGTACCGGTGCAAGCAGGAACATCCAGAAGTGGTTCAGCAGCTGAGCCAAGTATTACTGATGAAGGGTTGTTTTTATCTAATTTGCTTCATCAGATCATGCCATACATATCTCAGCATGCAGGATCACAACAAAGTCCTGTGCCTACTACAGGAGGAAATACTTCTTCCCAG GTTGAGAACTCTAGGGCTAGACCTAGCGACTCTGAACCAAACCCATTGAACTCAAAACGTCAGAAG ACTGAGTAA
- the LOC121225242 gene encoding 40S ribosomal protein S11, with amino-acid sequence MAEQTEKAFLKQPKVFLSSKKSSKGKRPGKGGNRFWKSIGLGFKTPREAIEGTYIDKKCPFAGTVSIRGRILAGTCHSAKMIRTIIVRRNYLHYIKKYQRYEKRHSNIPAHISPCFRVKEGDHVIIGQCRPLSKTVRFNVLKVIPAGSSGGGKKAFTGM; translated from the exons ATGGCCGAACAG ACTGAGAAAGCCTTTTTGAAGCAACCAAAAGTGTTTTTAAG CTCAAAGAAATCTTCAAAAGGGAAGAGACCTGGAAAGGGAGGGAACCGCTTCTGGAAGAGCATTGGTTTGGGCTTCAAGACTCCTCGTGAAGCTATTGAAG GAACCTACATTGACAAGAAATGCCCGTTTGCCGGCACTGTTTCGATCAGGGGTCGTATCTTAGCTGGTACTTGCCATAGTGCTAAGATGATTAGGACAATCATTGTTCGACGGAATTACCTTCATTATATCAAGAAATACCAAAG GTATGAGAAGAGGCATTCGAACATACCTGCACATATTTCTCCATGCTTCCGTGTGAAGGAAGGGGATCATGTCATTATTGGGCAATGCAG GCCATTGTCAAAAACCGTGAGGTTCAATGTTTTGAAAGTGATTCCCGCCGGATCTTCCGGCGGTGGGAAGAAAGCCTTCACTGGAATGTAA